AGCCTTGCATAAGCTAAAGCTACAAAATTTTCATAACCTAGTTTTTTTGCAATGCTGGTACGAACCTTTACAAGTCCATCATAGATTGCATCAAATTCTTCCTCTTTTTCCACAAAAAAGCTGCTGAATGCCTCTTGGGCTGCCTTCCTTACACTTCTATCCTTTGATTCCATAAAGGGTATCATTTGAGACAGATTTCTTTCTTCTCCTTCAAACATGATTTTTGCTGAAGCCCTTAGTTTTGTATATTGACTTGCAAGTTTATTTTCTCGTTGAAGGTCTTGAATCACCTCGTCTGAAAAGGTTTTAAGTTGGATTTCAGCTATCCTAAAAAGCTGCTCTCCCCATCGTTCTTCAAGCTGTTTTCTATGCTTAGAATGTGTCAATGCCTGATGGTACTTATGAATTAAACCCTCATAGACAGGTCTTATCTCATCAATAAAGTCATTTTCCTTCTCATAGTATTCATCCGTGGTGTCGATGGTATGTCTTATATGTACTAAAGCCTCCATGGTCTCAAATTCACTTCTTAGTGTGTTGATTTTTCTCATAACATAATCTTGAATCGGAAAAGAACTTGCATTACTAAACTGACTTAATAGGGTTTCAAATTCCTTCTGAAACCTTTCCATATTAGGTCTCTTGTATTGATAATCTTTAAAAGTTAACATCTATGTCCTCCTATCCTTGTTTATCCTAACACTTCATTTTCTTTGCTACATTTCCCATCTAGAAAACCCTCGAACCATCTCTATGACGCCGTTATTTTTTTATATGGATATGCACCTATACATTTTAATATGCTAAGGATTAAGCTTTCCCTATAGTTTTTGGCGAAACTGGCAATTCATGCTACTACATTCTTTACAATCATGAACCTTTGGAACCAAGGGAAGACTTTTATCAGCCCCATACATAAATGTCATGGATTTTAAAGGATCTAGCATAAAACCTTCTGTAACCCTAGCGGCAATAGGTCTTCTCTCCCCCTCATTCAACTTCGCAAGGATTTCTTCTTGTAGTTCCAGCGGGATCTCTTTTTGACCCGGCTCTATTTTGCCCGTTAAGCCAAGAAATCTTTTCTCTGCTTCAATAAATACACTGTTTGCTACTTCATCACTTATAGAAAACAACATCTGATCTGCCATACTATCTAATAATATGCCCTTAAAGTAGTTTCCTATTTCAAAATAGTACTGTATACGGTCGCTTACTTTGTTATCTATGGAAACAAAGCAATAAACAATATGACTGCAGTTGTTTACCAACTGGTATGGACCCTCAAAACACCTTTTTTGATATTTATAAACACCTATAGGATCTGCCAGCACCTTTAACTCTCTTAACAAAGCCTCATACTGCTGATAGAGGGTATCATCAGGTTGACAGTTTATCCTGTCAAAAATCTTTGCTCTGTCTATTTTCCACTGAAAATCTTTTATCATCTGCATCATTATTTATCAGCATCCTTTTTTTCGTTATTCCTCTATCGGTACTTTAGGTCCTATGAGGTCCAGTTGATAAAAAACAAGGTTAAGCCACTTGCCAAACTTATATCCTGCCTTCTCTATTTTTCCAGAAAATCTAAAGCCCAGCTTTTCATGAATTTTTATGCTTTCTTCATTGGCTTCATCAATTCCTGCTACCAGCGTAGCAAATTCTCTTTCATTAGCGATTTTAATGATTGCCTTCATCAGCGCAGTTCCCACACCCTTGTTCCTGGCATTTCTATCGACATATACAGAGTGCTCAATGGTATACTTATAGGCTGGCCATGCTCTAAAGGGGCCGAAGGTGGCAAAACCAAGAACTTTTTCGTCTCCTTCAAACACTAAGACAGGATATCCCTCTTCCTTTTTTTTATTATACCAGATTTTTCTGTCCTCTAGGGAATGGGCCTTGTACTGATAAACTGCTGTAGTATTTATAATCGCATCATTATATATCTCTAAAATATTTTGTAAGTCATCTTCTGTTGCTTCTCTTATCATCTTTTTTCCTCCTTGTATAAATAAAATGCATTGGCTAAGGGTAATTTAACCAACGCATTCAATATTTTATACCAATCTTACATATTTTTATTATACTTATTAGATAGTAGATTAAACCGTCTTTTTACGAATATTTCTTACCATATCTACCAATTGATCGATTTCTGGTTTGGTAATTTGTGCATCCGCCCCGACACTTAAACCTTTATGTTTCAAATCATTGCTGATAATGGAAGAAAACAAAACTACTGGTATATCCTTTAATTTTTCATTGCTTTTTATGTTTTTGGTTAAAGTTAAACCATCCATAATCGGCATCTCAATATCAGTAATAACACAATATATTTCATCCTTAGAAACTTTTTCTAAATAAGATAGCGCTTCTTTACCATTACTAAACTTTTCTACGATTGCTCCAGCTTTAGTAAAAGACTCGTTTACAACTTTTATTAAAAAACTTGAATCCTCGGCTACTACAAGTTTCTTCCCTTCTAGTCCCTCTATAATCTTTGATTCCTTCAATGCCAATGATGGATCTATATCTGCTAGAATTTTTTCAAAATCTAGTATTAACACCAAGTCATTTTCTTCAGTTTTAACAATTCCTGTTATAGGTGTCTCATTTTCATTTACAATAATCGATGAAGGGATTTCAATGTCTTCCCAAGAAAGTCTTTTAATCCCTACCACTGAACTGACCTCAACAGCAAAGTCACTATTGTTGATATGTATCAAGATGAAAAGTCTTTCATTTAAAGGTTTTTCACAATTCTTCTTTAACGACTTAATTAAGTCCATTACCGGTATGACTCTGCCCCTATAATTAATAATTCCCTTAACATTTTTATGAGCATTTGGAATTTTTGTAACCGGCTGAGCTGTAATGATGCACTCTACCTTCGCCACATTAATTCCTAACAAACTATCTCCTACTTTAAATATAACGATTTCCAATTCATTAATACCGCTCTCTAAAAGTATCTCTTGTTTCAATTTAAAACCTCCTTTTCTGTGGATAATTTATTTTAATAATTTTTATTATACGCTTCTATTTTATGGCTATTGTAGCTCTATTTTATTATTTACCCCAAGGACATTCACATAATCACCAATGTACTTATACCAATTTGTTGATCCTCTATGGATTTACAACCTGTTTTCAATGTCTTTATCATAAAAGTTGCATATTTACAATTCAATAATTATATTCGACATATTTTTTAGAAAACCTTTTTTATCAAAAGGAAATTTTAAAAAGTCTATAGCCTGAGAAGCAAGAAAAATGCCTATTACTCCTAATACAATCCATTGAACTTTATGAAACATCCTTCTTATGACCTATTTACTTATTTAATTTTTTTAAAATTACGACAAATTTTGCAATATCTAATTGAAACAAGTCGACAGAGGTGATATACTTGTAAACACAAGTAAATCTTTTCCATTAATGTAAATTCAAGCAGCAAACAAGGCTTCAAATTTCACTTTAAATTCCTATGAATGGAGGTATTGTTATATGGTAAAAAAATTAATCGTGAAAACCAATAGCTTGTTTAGTAAGATTTTCTTTACATCAATTCTCTGTATTATTGTACCTATGTTAATTAGCTTTATCTATGCCAGCACATCTTCTACCCGTTCGTTAGAAGATGCGATTGTTAGTACCTTATCCTCTTTAACCGCTGAAAAGAAAAATCAAATAGAAATTGCTTTGCAGGGTGAGGTAAAATTGATTGAATCTATGGCAAATCAACCCTTTACTGTAGATACATATCAAGAGTTTGCAGAAACAAATCAGCTAGATTCCATAAAAGCAGAAAGAATTTCTAACATTATTGAAGCAAGCCGAAAAAATTCAAATGGTCTATATGAAAATGTCTTCTATACTTGGTATGATGATGCAAAAGTTATAGTGCTGATGGATGCACTAGGTGGAGAATCTATAGGCAGAGAATTAGATACTACTGGATGGCGCCATGGTTTTCTACGAAACCCAAAGGCTGGTGTAGGAGGCCATAATCTTTCACCTGTGACACAGAGGCCTGTTATCCTAGCAGCTGCTCCTATTTTTACTAAGGATTCTCAACAGCTCCTTGGAACTATAGAAAAAGCCTTCGATTTGGAAACAATGACAGAAGGCATTCTTAAAGGAAATTCTAAGCATAACGTGCAAACACTTTTGATTAATTCATCGGGACTTGTTATTTCATCCGAAGATCAATCACAGGTTCTCAGCTTTGATTTTAGCAAAGAAGAGGGAGACATAAAAGATTTTTATGAGGAATTAATGGCTAATCCTTCTGGCTATAGTTTCTTTACAATGAATGGCGTTAGAAATATAGCCGCCTATGAGAAAAGTGATTATTTAGATATGTATATTATAAGCCTTATGCCTACATCTCAATATCTTTCACAAATCAATGCTCTTAAAAAGGGCTTAAGCATTGTGGTAGTCATCAGCATTATTATAGCTACATTTATAACCATGCTGCTTACATCTAGAATTACCAAGCCTATTCGGAAGGCTGTAGAACATATAAAAATCATAGCTACTGGAGATTTTTCCCAAAGTATTCCAGAGAGATACATGACACTTAAGGATGAAACCGGGACCTTGATGACCTCCATGGATATGATGCAAAAGTCTATTAAAGATATGATTAAAACAATTCTTCAGGAGTCTAGAAATTTAGAAGATTTCGTTGTTGAAACCAACCATCAATTATTAGAGTTAAATTCGCAGGTAGAAGATGTATCAGCAACAACAGAAGAAATGTCAGCCGGTATGGAGGAAACTGCAGCTTCAGCAGAAGAAATGAATGCTTCTTCAAATGAACTTGAAAAAGCAGTGGAATCGATTGCCCAAAAGGCACAAGAAGGGGCTGTAACTTCAAGTGAAATAAGTAAAAGAGCAGAAAATTTGAAAGAAAATGCTGTTACATCTCAAAAGAAAGCAGACGATCTACGCAGAAGTGTAGATACAGGTTTACGGTCAGCTATAGAACAATCAAAGGCAGTTGACACTATTAACTTATTGGCAGAATCTATCTTGCAAATCACAGCACAAACCAATCTCCTTGCCTTGAATGCTGCAATAGAAGCTGCTAGGGCAGGGGAAGCTGGTAAAGGGTTTGCGGTGGTTGCTGATGAAATTAGAAAGCTTGCAGAGGACTCTAAGAAGACGGTTAATAAGATTCAAGAGGTTACGAAAACTGTCATCTCCTTGGTAAAAGACCTAACGCAAAACTCTGAAAAGGCATTGGATTTTATCGAAGTAACTGTACTAAATGACTATAAAGCGATGGTTGATACAGGAGAGCTTTACGCCAAAGATGCTGAATCTATCGAGGATTTAGTTACTGATTTTAGTGGAACTGCACAAGAACTAAATGCTTCTATACAAAATATGGGAAGGATCATCAATGAAATATCCATTGCTAATAACGAATCAGCAGCGGGCTCTGAGAATATAGCTGAAAGAGCATCTATCATTTCTCAAAAAACTAATGAAGTCACAGGGGTTGCAGCTAAGTTAAAAGAAAGCTCCCAACGGTTAAAAAGTGTTGTAGATAGTTTTAAGATATAAGTCTTTCAATAAGGGGTTTTAGTGATTTCATGAAATAAAAGCATCAAAAGAAAGCCCTATGGCCATCCTTTTGATGCTTTTTTCTATAAGTCTCATTTTATATCCCGCTTCTAGATTCATGAATCATTCTAAGGTAGGATTTTTTGAATCCCATTTTTTCATACAGTTTAATTGCTCTATTGTTGTTTTGTTCAACATGGAGAGAGATGTTTCCATTAGATACCTCTATTGCTTCACTCAGAAGCTGCGTAGCAATACCTCTGCCTTTAATCGTCCTCTTGGTAGCAATATAACCTAAATGATAGGTAGGTATAAAGTTCTCAAATCCTGTATGAACAATCACAGCGGTTCCAGCTAATTGGTTATTGTAATAGGCCATCAGTACAAACCCTCTGTCAAAAGCCGATTGCAATGCTTCTTTGATTTCATACAGAGGGTCCGTATACTCCATTAACCATTCATTCATGAGGTTAACGATTTCATCAACAGACATGTCTACATCATTTTTTTGAACTCTTCTTACATCTAAGTCTACACGACCATCATCTAATAGAATAACGTGATTTCCCTCTGACAAGTTGCCATTCTTTGCTTCCTTCATAAATCCTGCCACGGCATAACCATTTTCTGTGCTAAACTTAATATTCTCAATGCTTTTAAATTCGTTTGTATATTTTACTAATTCTTCTTCGCTTATTCCAGTAATCTTACCATTGGCATCATAGATTGAATCAAGAGCATCTTGGGCAATAGAACTATTAAAGTTTAACAAATGTCTATTATACTTGGTAACTTTGATTTTTTCATTAGGTAAAGAAATAATTTTTTCGCTATTTTTTTTAAATGATTCATAAATTACATTGCCTTCATTAATTGTACAGCTATACAGCTTAGGAAGTTTTTTTATACTGTCATTAATCCATAGTTGTCTAAAACCTAAATTAAGGGCAGAAACTGAAAAACCATAACTCATTAGAGAAAACACACTATCTATTTCCCCCTTCACCTGTTGATGTAACTCATCCGCTATAAAAGATAATGATGTCATATTGAGGATATTGTTTTCCATTCCCAAACTGGCATTATACCACTTATTTTCTTCAGACAGTTTTTTGCTATAGCTAATAGCATCAAACTGTGTTTTACCATATTCAATTACTTCAATATTATCTTTATGAAAAATCTTGTTTTTTGCTACTTTACTATTAATAGGAAAAACAAAGACACATTTGATATCATAGTATTGAGATATTAATGCTAGAGACTTGGATAGTGCACCATAGGTTCCCACGCATAGGGTCCTTTTGTTGATAGAAATAGCATCTTTCACTAATAGATATGCTAGTCGGTCAATCCTTTGTCCTGACGGATTATTTCCCTCAAGTTTTAGGTAAATCTTTGAAATACCTAGCTCCTTTTCAAGACTTTCTGCTCTTACCAAAGGGGTTTTACCCACCATGTTGATAATCGTATTTTTATTCATTTTTACCTCCTCTTTATTACAAGCAAGAGAACAGATGTATTGCTTTGTAGCCTCCATAAAAGAATTGTACAAAGGGCTGTCACTCCTGCGACTTCTAACACTATAGGTTTCTAAAATATATTTTGCCTATTTCTACCTAGGAATATAATAGTATACATCCCCTATTTTTTCTTTTTTCCCTCTATCCAGCGTTTGATATGATTTATCCCATATTATACCATAACCTAAAATTTGAGGCAATTTTACCCATGGATATGCTTCCATAACCTTGAATTTTAGTACATAAGGTCTCAGTTTTATCCTTAACCTAGTAAAATTTATAGGCGCATATTCATATAACAAATAGATTGTCTTTCCTTTTGCAGAGATTGAAAATAGGTATAAGATTAGCACAAGTCATGATATAATAAACCATATCAAATATAGCTAAGGAGTTTATTCAAAATGAGAAGAAGAAAAAAGCCTGGGGCAAAAGAAAAATTATTAAGTTATGAGGACTATCTATGCAGAGAACCAGAAAAGTATAAAAGCCATTGGCAGGACTATTTTCATGAACAAAAACCAATTCATGTGGAATTAGGAACAGGGCGAGGCCAATTTATCAGCACCTTGGCAGAGATGAATCCTCATATTTATTACATAGGCATTGAAATTAAGGAAGAAGTCTTATTAAAGGCTGTAGAAAAGGCAGAAGCCAAAAAATTAAA
The sequence above is drawn from the Clostridium formicaceticum genome and encodes:
- a CDS encoding GNAT family N-acetyltransferase, producing MIREATEDDLQNILEIYNDAIINTTAVYQYKAHSLEDRKIWYNKKKEEGYPVLVFEGDEKVLGFATFGPFRAWPAYKYTIEHSVYVDRNARNKGVGTALMKAIIKIANEREFATLVAGIDEANEESIKIHEKLGFRFSGKIEKAGYKFGKWLNLVFYQLDLIGPKVPIEE
- a CDS encoding chemotaxis protein CheV — translated: MKQEILLESGINELEIVIFKVGDSLLGINVAKVECIITAQPVTKIPNAHKNVKGIINYRGRVIPVMDLIKSLKKNCEKPLNERLFILIHINNSDFAVEVSSVVGIKRLSWEDIEIPSSIIVNENETPITGIVKTEENDLVLILDFEKILADIDPSLALKESKIIEGLEGKKLVVAEDSSFLIKVVNESFTKAGAIVEKFSNGKEALSYLEKVSKDEIYCVITDIEMPIMDGLTLTKNIKSNEKLKDIPVVLFSSIISNDLKHKGLSVGADAQITKPEIDQLVDMVRNIRKKTV
- a CDS encoding methyl-accepting chemotaxis protein, which encodes MVKKLIVKTNSLFSKIFFTSILCIIVPMLISFIYASTSSTRSLEDAIVSTLSSLTAEKKNQIEIALQGEVKLIESMANQPFTVDTYQEFAETNQLDSIKAERISNIIEASRKNSNGLYENVFYTWYDDAKVIVLMDALGGESIGRELDTTGWRHGFLRNPKAGVGGHNLSPVTQRPVILAAAPIFTKDSQQLLGTIEKAFDLETMTEGILKGNSKHNVQTLLINSSGLVISSEDQSQVLSFDFSKEEGDIKDFYEELMANPSGYSFFTMNGVRNIAAYEKSDYLDMYIISLMPTSQYLSQINALKKGLSIVVVISIIIATFITMLLTSRITKPIRKAVEHIKIIATGDFSQSIPERYMTLKDETGTLMTSMDMMQKSIKDMIKTILQESRNLEDFVVETNHQLLELNSQVEDVSATTEEMSAGMEETAASAEEMNASSNELEKAVESIAQKAQEGAVTSSEISKRAENLKENAVTSQKKADDLRRSVDTGLRSAIEQSKAVDTINLLAESILQITAQTNLLALNAAIEAARAGEAGKGFAVVADEIRKLAEDSKKTVNKIQEVTKTVISLVKDLTQNSEKALDFIEVTVLNDYKAMVDTGELYAKDAESIEDLVTDFSGTAQELNASIQNMGRIINEISIANNESAAGSENIAERASIISQKTNEVTGVAAKLKESSQRLKSVVDSFKI
- a CDS encoding pyridoxal-phosphate dependent enzyme encodes the protein MYNSFMEATKQYICSLACNKEEVKMNKNTIINMVGKTPLVRAESLEKELGISKIYLKLEGNNPSGQRIDRLAYLLVKDAISINKRTLCVGTYGALSKSLALISQYYDIKCVFVFPINSKVAKNKIFHKDNIEVIEYGKTQFDAISYSKKLSEENKWYNASLGMENNILNMTSLSFIADELHQQVKGEIDSVFSLMSYGFSVSALNLGFRQLWINDSIKKLPKLYSCTINEGNVIYESFKKNSEKIISLPNEKIKVTKYNRHLLNFNSSIAQDALDSIYDANGKITGISEEELVKYTNEFKSIENIKFSTENGYAVAGFMKEAKNGNLSEGNHVILLDDGRVDLDVRRVQKNDVDMSVDEIVNLMNEWLMEYTDPLYEIKEALQSAFDRGFVLMAYYNNQLAGTAVIVHTGFENFIPTYHLGYIATKRTIKGRGIATQLLSEAIEVSNGNISLHVEQNNNRAIKLYEKMGFKKSYLRMIHESRSGI